Proteins encoded together in one Aeromonas encheleia window:
- a CDS encoding head completion/stabilization protein, with protein sequence MSTGFIATAPTAPDEGEITSNPFWPAISLADLRDTVRLDGTVTTARLTHAVVDAITSVNRDLAEWRIARQAEGHTTLAAVPSEVINNESVHLYSYRRAIYAMTRANLLERYTDYSATGDGVKGADAKIVSSDDLYRDARFAIRDILGTTHNTVELI encoded by the coding sequence ATGAGCACCGGATTCATTGCCACAGCACCGACCGCGCCAGATGAAGGGGAGATAACCAGCAACCCATTCTGGCCGGCGATCTCGCTGGCTGACCTGCGCGACACCGTCCGGCTTGATGGCACCGTCACCACCGCCCGCCTCACCCATGCCGTGGTCGACGCCATCACCAGCGTCAACCGCGATCTGGCCGAGTGGCGCATCGCCCGTCAGGCCGAAGGCCACACCACCCTGGCCGCAGTCCCGAGCGAGGTCATCAACAACGAATCGGTGCACCTGTACAGCTACCGGCGCGCCATCTATGCCATGACCCGCGCCAACCTGCTGGAACGTTACACCGACTACAGCGCCACCGGTGACGGCGTCAAAGGGGCCGATGCCAAGATCGTGAGCTCTGATGACCTCTACCGGGATGCCCGCTTTGCCATTCGCGACATCCTCGGTACCACCCACAACACAGTGGAGCTGATCTGA
- a CDS encoding GPO family capsid scaffolding protein has translation MAKSKFFRVAVEGGTTDGRTITREWIEQMAKRYNQSTYGARVNMEHIRGYDPTGQFKMYGDITAAKTEEVDMEGEKRLALFVQIDPTPELVELNKKRQKVFTSVEIHPNLNEKGAYLMGLAVTDSPASLGTEMLQFCSKASANPLAERKQYKECLFTEALETVIEFEDEADKGPSIMERVTAMFSTHKKQSGADFSDVHQAVEAVAKEVTTIDADLQKKLTAQATTITELTSQQESTAKALADLTAQLEGQEDFSHKRQPATGAQGTTIETDC, from the coding sequence ATGGCTAAGTCCAAATTTTTCCGTGTTGCCGTCGAAGGGGGCACGACCGATGGCCGCACCATCACCCGCGAATGGATTGAACAGATGGCCAAGCGCTACAACCAGTCCACCTATGGCGCCCGGGTCAATATGGAACACATCCGGGGCTATGACCCGACCGGTCAGTTCAAGATGTACGGCGACATTACCGCCGCCAAGACCGAAGAGGTCGACATGGAAGGTGAAAAGCGCCTGGCCCTGTTCGTACAGATCGACCCGACCCCTGAACTGGTCGAACTGAACAAGAAGCGTCAGAAGGTGTTCACCTCTGTCGAAATCCACCCGAACCTGAACGAGAAAGGCGCCTACCTGATGGGGCTGGCCGTCACCGACAGCCCGGCCAGTCTCGGTACCGAAATGCTCCAGTTCTGCAGCAAGGCATCGGCCAACCCGCTGGCCGAGCGCAAACAGTACAAGGAGTGCCTGTTCACCGAGGCGCTGGAAACCGTCATCGAGTTTGAAGACGAAGCCGACAAAGGCCCCAGCATTATGGAACGGGTCACCGCGATGTTTTCCACCCACAAGAAGCAATCCGGCGCTGACTTCAGCGACGTGCATCAGGCCGTCGAAGCCGTGGCCAAAGAAGTGACCACCATCGACGCAGACCTGCAGAAGAAGTTAACCGCACAGGCCACCACCATCACCGAACTGACCAGCCAGCAGGAGTCCACCGCCAAAGCGCTGGCTGACCTCACCGCCCAGCTGGAAGGCCAGGAAGATTTCAGCCACAAGCGCCAGCCCGCCACCGGCGCCCAAGGCACCACCATCGAAACCGACTGCTAA
- a CDS encoding DUF4145 domain-containing protein, translating into MKSQYYPPVYHGKNYHCPRCQVYSSQSWTTLMLDLGNYYQHSEFEASSCAHCQLQSFWYQERLIDPNSSLAEPMHHDLPEDCQAEYEEARDIVGRSPRGAAALLRLCLQKLMVHFKASGKNINDDIKFLVSKGVSIEVQRALDICRVAGNNAAHPGELNIKDTPEIAHMMFKMINFLVAELITRPNEIEAMFDKLPQGARDAIEDRDRAK; encoded by the coding sequence ATGAAATCTCAGTACTACCCGCCGGTATACCATGGAAAAAATTATCACTGCCCGCGATGTCAGGTTTATTCCTCTCAGAGTTGGACCACGTTAATGCTCGATTTAGGCAACTACTACCAACATTCCGAGTTTGAGGCATCAAGCTGTGCACATTGTCAATTGCAGTCATTTTGGTATCAAGAGCGTTTGATTGACCCGAATAGTAGCTTGGCTGAACCGATGCACCATGACTTGCCTGAGGATTGCCAAGCCGAGTATGAAGAAGCGAGGGATATCGTAGGACGTTCGCCTCGGGGGGCTGCGGCCCTGTTACGGTTGTGCCTTCAGAAGCTGATGGTCCATTTCAAAGCTTCCGGTAAGAACATCAATGACGATATCAAGTTCCTCGTGTCCAAAGGAGTTTCTATCGAGGTCCAGAGAGCATTGGATATCTGTCGAGTGGCTGGCAATAACGCAGCCCATCCCGGGGAGTTAAACATAAAGGACACCCCAGAAATCGCACATATGATGTTCAAGATGATTAACTTTTTAGTTGCTGAACTCATAACTAGGCCAAATGAAATCGAGGCCATGTTCGATAAGTTGCCCCAAGGTGCACGTGATGCTATTGAGGATCGCGATAGAGCCAAGTAG
- a CDS encoding tail protein X: MQLRSQQGDTLDLILFRHYGYTAGITEQVLNLNPGLAALGPIIPTGTLITMPAAPTQAEQPLIQLWN; encoded by the coding sequence ATGCAACTGCGCAGCCAACAGGGCGACACCCTCGATCTCATCCTGTTCCGGCACTACGGCTACACCGCAGGCATCACCGAGCAAGTGCTCAACCTCAACCCCGGTTTGGCCGCGCTCGGCCCCATCATCCCGACCGGAACCCTCATCACAATGCCAGCGGCCCCCACCCAGGCCGAGCAGCCGCTGATCCAGCTATGGAACTGA
- a CDS encoding P22AR C-terminal domain-containing protein, with the protein MNSIRFHDTQFTVIPHHGQPWLTAAQIAQALGYAREDAVSRIYTRNADEFTPCMTLTVNLTVKGFGNGSSEKEVRIFSLRGAHLIAMFSRTALAKEFRRWVLDVLDRETAAHPQPLTVLTDDELHSLAWLWRAADYMMGAARRIYPLLEVAEHREAGTYYSILHEYPMTLAAAQRILADKTRHIQSATHSDRDWNRLIPHLHRLPAAKSW; encoded by the coding sequence ATGAACAGCATCCGCTTCCATGACACCCAGTTCACCGTTATCCCCCATCACGGCCAGCCCTGGCTGACCGCAGCCCAGATCGCCCAAGCCCTTGGCTATGCCAGAGAAGATGCCGTCAGTCGTATCTACACCCGCAACGCGGACGAATTTACCCCTTGCATGACCTTGACCGTCAATTTGACGGTCAAGGGGTTCGGCAATGGCAGCAGCGAGAAAGAGGTTCGGATCTTCTCCTTGCGCGGTGCCCATCTGATCGCCATGTTCTCCCGCACCGCATTGGCCAAAGAGTTTCGCCGCTGGGTGCTCGATGTGCTGGACCGGGAGACCGCCGCCCATCCGCAGCCCCTCACTGTACTGACCGACGACGAGCTGCATTCGCTGGCGTGGCTCTGGCGCGCAGCCGATTACATGATGGGCGCCGCCCGCCGCATCTATCCTCTGCTCGAGGTGGCCGAGCACCGCGAAGCCGGCACCTACTACTCCATCCTCCACGAATACCCTATGACCCTGGCCGCCGCCCAGCGCATCCTGGCCGACAAGACCCGCCATATTCAGAGCGCCACCCACAGCGACCGCGACTGGAACAGGCTGATCCCCCACCTGCACCGCCTGCCTGCAGCAAAAAGTTGGTAA
- a CDS encoding phage portal protein, whose amino-acid sequence MRKRRPQRHTSPMTATQKPGEAIEAFSFGEPVPVLSQREVFDYLEAMHNGRWYEPPLSLNGLSRVYRAGVHHASAIQVKRNILRSCFIPHPKLNLAAFTGLVLDYLIFGNGYLQGVQNRLGGVLRYDHLRAKYTRRALDLNQYWWIAQPGQEQALSAGRVGHVMEADINQEIYGIPDYVGGLNSTLLNESATLFRRRYYENGSHAGFIMHITDAVQNEGDIAKLKEALRQSKGPGNFRNLLLYTPGGSKDGVKLIPVAEVAAKDDFLSIKNVSRDDQLASHRVPPQLMGVMPNSTGGFGDVTKAAQVFDINEIDSIKASLLALNDWAGEEIIRFNPYRLSDLTGQAA is encoded by the coding sequence ATGAGAAAGCGCCGCCCGCAGCGCCATACCTCGCCGATGACGGCGACCCAGAAACCCGGCGAGGCCATCGAGGCGTTCAGCTTTGGCGAGCCGGTGCCCGTCTTATCGCAACGGGAAGTGTTCGACTACCTGGAGGCCATGCATAACGGCCGCTGGTACGAGCCGCCGCTCTCCCTCAATGGGCTGTCCCGGGTCTATCGGGCCGGGGTGCATCATGCCTCGGCCATCCAGGTGAAGCGCAACATCCTGCGCTCCTGCTTCATCCCGCACCCGAAACTGAATCTGGCCGCCTTCACCGGCTTGGTGCTGGACTACCTCATCTTCGGCAACGGCTACCTGCAGGGGGTGCAGAACCGGCTTGGCGGCGTGTTGCGCTATGACCACCTGCGTGCCAAGTACACCCGGCGCGCGCTGGATCTGAACCAGTATTGGTGGATTGCCCAACCCGGCCAGGAGCAGGCGCTGTCCGCAGGCCGGGTGGGCCATGTGATGGAGGCCGACATCAACCAGGAGATCTATGGCATCCCCGACTATGTGGGCGGGCTCAACTCCACCCTGCTCAACGAGTCGGCCACCCTGTTCCGCCGCCGCTACTACGAGAACGGCAGCCACGCGGGCTTCATCATGCACATCACCGATGCGGTGCAGAACGAGGGGGACATCGCCAAGCTCAAAGAAGCCCTGCGCCAGAGCAAGGGTCCCGGCAACTTCCGCAACCTCTTGCTCTACACCCCGGGCGGCAGCAAGGACGGGGTCAAGCTGATCCCGGTGGCCGAGGTGGCCGCCAAGGATGACTTCCTCAGCATCAAGAACGTGAGCCGGGATGACCAGCTCGCCAGCCACCGGGTACCGCCCCAGTTGATGGGAGTCATGCCCAACAGCACCGGCGGCTTTGGCGATGTGACCAAGGCCGCCCAGGTGTTCGACATCAACGAGATAGACAGCATCAAGGCCAGCCTGCTGGCGCTCAATGACTGGGCGGGGGAGGAGATCATCAGGTTCAATCCCTACCGACTGTCAGATCTGACAGGGCAAGCGGCATAG
- a CDS encoding M48 family metalloprotease, translated as MNEEFIKRASYMSICSKEQIDRICSISSADDYLLKLRADTVLDHMRIFRVVRSHMFKAGDEWDFEKHFSDEPFKNYIVDLPDDDLTIAESLTAGLVFCDRPNGRIIKTEFGNVITVSESLRYFLYFMNLGFLDFDETEVPIEVKLAAIKIAVRTMLQSEALDFDIDPRGEVPRDVHELAMYHTDRQLEFICGHEYSHHLLGHLDDKKLIDGAFLSAIDSGVVTHKFFSYAQQEELDADLDALSRPVLTTSARTDLVNRALFFFVYLDVFNNAKEQIVPSVGVKEHPDPMDRFNNIHNYYKDKLELDEENLEVLLKTARAIKETMSEDIALHFESYEIYGSIYLAEWRGRVLVDRVDY; from the coding sequence ATGAATGAGGAATTTATTAAAAGAGCTTCTTATATGTCAATTTGCTCTAAGGAACAAATTGACCGTATATGTTCTATAAGCTCTGCGGATGATTATCTACTAAAGCTACGAGCTGATACTGTTCTTGATCACATGAGGATATTTCGAGTCGTTAGAAGTCACATGTTTAAGGCTGGTGACGAATGGGATTTTGAAAAGCATTTCTCCGATGAGCCGTTTAAAAATTATATAGTGGATTTACCTGATGATGACCTGACCATAGCTGAGTCGTTAACAGCAGGGCTTGTATTTTGTGATCGTCCTAATGGTCGGATTATAAAAACTGAATTTGGTAATGTCATTACTGTTTCAGAATCATTGAGGTATTTCTTGTACTTCATGAACTTAGGTTTTCTTGATTTTGATGAAACGGAAGTGCCAATAGAAGTTAAACTTGCAGCCATTAAAATTGCTGTACGTACGATGCTACAATCTGAGGCTCTTGATTTTGATATAGATCCAAGAGGGGAGGTTCCTAGGGATGTTCATGAATTAGCAATGTATCATACCGATAGGCAGTTAGAATTTATTTGTGGACATGAGTATTCACATCATTTACTTGGTCACTTAGATGATAAAAAATTAATTGATGGTGCGTTTTTATCGGCGATTGATTCTGGTGTTGTGACACATAAATTTTTCTCATATGCACAACAAGAAGAATTGGATGCCGACTTAGATGCACTCTCTCGGCCAGTTTTAACTACTTCAGCGCGAACCGATTTGGTGAACCGAGCTTTATTTTTTTTCGTATACTTAGATGTTTTTAATAATGCAAAAGAACAGATAGTTCCGTCAGTAGGCGTGAAAGAACACCCAGACCCTATGGATCGGTTTAACAACATTCACAATTATTATAAGGATAAGCTAGAGCTTGATGAAGAAAATCTTGAAGTTCTATTGAAAACTGCACGAGCTATAAAGGAAACTATGTCAGAGGATATCGCATTACATTTTGAATCTTATGAGATTTATGGCTCGATATATTTAGCTGAGTGGAGAGGTCGGGTGCTTGTTGATAGGGTTGATTACTGA
- the umuD gene encoding translesion error-prone DNA polymerase V autoproteolytic subunit, with protein MFAQPTLDAPLLELPLFLSPVACGFPSPAQDYTEQTIDLNQLCVAHPAATYFVRAAGDSMVDHGIRDGDLLVVDRSRKARHGSVVVAAVDGEFTVKKLQLEPTVALLPGNLAYRPIHFNDGQELEIFGVVAFVVHQVDSP; from the coding sequence ATGTTTGCTCAACCCACCCTAGATGCCCCCTTGTTGGAGCTGCCCCTGTTCCTCTCCCCGGTGGCCTGCGGCTTTCCGTCGCCGGCGCAGGACTACACCGAGCAGACCATCGATCTCAACCAGTTGTGCGTTGCCCACCCGGCGGCCACCTACTTCGTGCGGGCGGCCGGTGACAGCATGGTCGACCACGGGATCCGCGATGGCGACTTGCTGGTCGTCGACCGCAGCCGCAAGGCGCGCCACGGCAGCGTGGTAGTCGCCGCGGTCGATGGCGAGTTCACGGTGAAGAAGCTGCAGCTTGAGCCCACAGTCGCCTTGCTCCCTGGCAACCTGGCCTATCGCCCCATCCATTTCAACGATGGGCAGGAGCTGGAAATCTTCGGGGTGGTGGCCTTTGTCGTGCACCAGGTGGACAGCCCATGA
- the umuC gene encoding translesion error-prone DNA polymerase V subunit UmuC — protein MNKRCAVALVDVNNFYASCERLFRPDLKGRPIVVLSNNDGCVVARSAEAKALGIKMGVPYFQIRQFFEAMGGIWFSSNYALYGDMSSRVMTILEGMAPAVEVYSIDEAFIELSESWAGDLVAYGRQVRERVLQWTGLVVGVGIGPTKTLAKLANYAAKKWPATGGVVDLRDEGRRARLMAITPVDEIWGIGRRLTAKLEAQGIKTVADLVAADPKALRRRYGVVVERTVQELRGIPCAELEQEAQAKQQIICSRSFGERITQIGPMHQALAGYMERAAEKLRGEGMCCRHVTIFIRTSPFSDREPYYGNQVSTKLDLPTHDTRALLALIPELLPRIWRDEQRYQKGGVMLADFTPADMQQGDLFAGESQAPHSEALMQVIDKINQRRLGKVYFAARGRNTKEWMMKREQLSPRYTTALGELPVVK, from the coding sequence ATGAACAAGCGTTGCGCCGTCGCCCTGGTCGACGTGAACAACTTCTACGCCAGTTGCGAGCGGCTGTTTCGCCCCGACTTGAAGGGGCGGCCCATCGTCGTGCTCTCCAACAACGATGGCTGCGTGGTGGCCCGTTCGGCAGAGGCCAAGGCGCTCGGCATCAAGATGGGGGTGCCTTACTTCCAGATCCGCCAGTTCTTTGAAGCCATGGGGGGCATCTGGTTCTCAAGCAACTATGCCCTCTATGGCGATATGTCGAGCCGGGTGATGACCATTCTGGAAGGGATGGCCCCGGCGGTGGAGGTCTACAGCATCGACGAGGCCTTTATCGAGCTAAGCGAGTCCTGGGCCGGCGACCTGGTGGCCTATGGCCGCCAAGTCCGCGAGCGGGTGCTGCAGTGGACCGGGCTGGTTGTTGGGGTCGGCATTGGCCCTACCAAGACGCTCGCCAAGCTCGCCAACTATGCCGCCAAGAAGTGGCCGGCCACGGGCGGCGTGGTGGATCTGCGTGATGAAGGGCGGCGCGCCCGGCTGATGGCGATCACCCCGGTGGACGAGATATGGGGCATTGGTCGGCGGCTCACCGCCAAGCTGGAGGCGCAGGGCATCAAGACCGTGGCCGACCTGGTCGCCGCCGATCCCAAGGCACTGCGGCGCCGCTATGGCGTAGTGGTCGAGCGCACGGTGCAGGAGCTGCGGGGGATCCCCTGTGCCGAGCTGGAACAGGAGGCCCAGGCCAAGCAGCAGATCATCTGCTCGCGCTCGTTTGGGGAGCGCATCACCCAGATAGGCCCCATGCACCAGGCGCTGGCCGGTTACATGGAGCGGGCCGCCGAGAAGTTGCGTGGGGAGGGGATGTGCTGCCGTCATGTGACCATCTTCATTCGCACCAGCCCGTTCAGCGACCGGGAGCCCTATTACGGCAACCAAGTGAGCACCAAGCTGGACTTACCCACTCATGATACCCGGGCCCTGCTGGCCCTGATCCCGGAACTCCTCCCTCGTATCTGGCGCGACGAGCAGCGTTATCAGAAAGGGGGCGTGATGTTGGCCGACTTCACCCCCGCCGATATGCAGCAGGGAGATCTGTTCGCCGGTGAATCGCAGGCACCGCACAGCGAGGCGCTGATGCAGGTCATCGACAAGATCAACCAGAGGCGGCTGGGGAAGGTCTACTTCGCGGCCCGCGGCCGAAACACCAAGGAGTGGATGATGAAGCGGGAGCAGTTAAGCCCCCGCTATACCACCGCGCTCGGCGAGCTGCCGGTGGTGAAGTGA
- the gpM gene encoding phage terminase small subunit codes for MTSPARRNRERKLAALQGAANPQFDQQRANAYELQLMQLAEHRRTLKGIQSIERKIDAKRPMLAVYKPWIDGLLAADRGGQDDVLVTVMLWHLDTGDLEGAFPMADYVIRHGLSTPDRYERTAATMIAEEVADTSIKQQEAGTGPSLSLLGQYMALLHGCDIFDQVRAKLHKAVGRAALAEGLKPQAAEHYRRAIELHDKVGIKKELEVLERELKKEQQPDAKGGGS; via the coding sequence ATGACATCACCTGCCCGTCGCAACCGCGAACGCAAACTGGCCGCCCTGCAAGGGGCGGCCAATCCTCAGTTCGACCAACAACGCGCCAACGCCTACGAGCTGCAGCTGATGCAGCTGGCCGAACACCGCCGCACTCTCAAGGGCATCCAAAGCATCGAACGCAAGATCGACGCCAAGCGCCCCATGCTGGCCGTCTACAAACCCTGGATTGATGGCCTGCTGGCCGCCGATCGGGGCGGACAAGATGACGTCCTGGTGACCGTCATGCTCTGGCACCTCGATACCGGCGATCTCGAAGGGGCATTCCCCATGGCCGACTACGTGATCCGTCACGGCCTGAGTACCCCGGACCGCTACGAGCGCACCGCCGCCACCATGATTGCCGAAGAGGTGGCCGACACCTCCATCAAGCAGCAAGAGGCCGGCACCGGCCCCTCCCTGTCGTTGCTGGGCCAATACATGGCCCTGCTGCACGGCTGCGACATCTTCGACCAGGTGCGCGCCAAGCTGCACAAGGCCGTGGGCCGCGCCGCGCTGGCCGAAGGGCTCAAGCCGCAAGCCGCCGAGCACTACCGCCGCGCCATCGAACTGCACGACAAGGTCGGCATCAAGAAAGAGCTCGAAGTCCTCGAGCGTGAACTGAAAAAAGAACAGCAGCCCGACGCCAAAGGCGGCGGCAGCTAA
- a CDS encoding phage major capsid protein, P2 family: MRNETRQKFNAFTGQLAKLNAITSAMVQFNVQPSVQQTLETKMQESVEFLQMINVIPVPEMKGQKVGIGIGSTIAGRTNTSDKDREPNDPSALYPHDYECAKTNYDTSLGYNKLDIWAKFPDFQTRIRDAILKRQGLDRIMIGWHGTSAAPDTNRTTHPMLQDVNIGWLEHIRLDAPAKVMDEGAEGSGKIYIYQPKNDADTKEGDYHNLDALVFDAVNESIAPWYQDDTDLVVICGRKLLADKYFPIINNADNNQDKLAGQVLVSQKQIGGLKAVRVPFFPDDAMLITTLENLSIYWQEGARRRHIEEEPKRDRIVNYESSNDAYVVEDYDCVALIENIVIGPKPAAGG, translated from the coding sequence ATGCGTAACGAAACCCGCCAGAAGTTCAACGCGTTCACCGGCCAACTGGCCAAACTCAACGCCATCACCAGCGCCATGGTGCAGTTCAACGTGCAGCCGAGCGTCCAGCAGACCCTGGAAACCAAGATGCAGGAGTCGGTCGAATTCCTGCAAATGATCAACGTCATCCCGGTACCGGAGATGAAGGGGCAAAAGGTGGGTATCGGTATCGGCAGCACTATCGCTGGCCGCACCAATACCAGCGACAAAGACCGCGAGCCCAATGACCCGAGCGCCCTCTATCCGCATGACTACGAGTGTGCAAAAACCAACTACGACACCAGTCTGGGTTACAACAAGCTGGATATCTGGGCCAAGTTCCCTGACTTCCAGACCCGCATTCGCGACGCCATCCTCAAGCGGCAAGGGCTCGACCGCATCATGATCGGCTGGCACGGCACCAGCGCGGCGCCCGACACCAACCGCACCACCCACCCAATGCTGCAGGACGTCAACATCGGCTGGCTGGAACACATCCGCCTGGACGCGCCGGCCAAAGTGATGGATGAAGGGGCCGAAGGCTCGGGCAAGATTTACATCTATCAGCCGAAAAATGACGCAGACACCAAAGAAGGCGACTATCACAACCTCGACGCCCTGGTGTTCGATGCCGTCAACGAGTCTATCGCCCCCTGGTATCAGGATGACACCGATCTGGTGGTCATCTGCGGTCGCAAACTGCTGGCCGATAAATACTTCCCCATCATCAACAACGCCGACAACAACCAGGACAAGCTGGCCGGTCAGGTGCTGGTGAGCCAGAAGCAGATCGGCGGCCTCAAAGCCGTGCGCGTCCCCTTCTTCCCGGATGACGCCATGCTCATCACCACGCTGGAAAATCTGTCCATCTACTGGCAGGAAGGCGCCCGCCGCCGCCATATCGAGGAAGAGCCCAAGCGCGACCGCATCGTCAACTACGAAAGCTCCAACGATGCCTACGTGGTAGAGGATTACGACTGCGTCGCCCTGATTGAAAACATCGTCATCGGGCCGAAACCGGCCGCTGGCGGTTAA
- a CDS encoding terminase ATPase subunit family protein: MTTAPLLFPHIEPRRQAMHLFFQGYPLRAIAELLQTPEGTVSTWKKRDGWDDIKPIDRVDFAIEARMCQLIAKEVKSGGDFKEIDLLGRQLERIARVNKYSNGGNETDLNPKVANRNKGPKKAPERNVVEPDQQERLIERFESTMFGYQRTWYEAGKHHRIRDLLKSRQIGATYFFAFEAFIDALVTGRNQIFMSASKAQAHVFKQYIIQFAKDEGVELKGDPMVLPNGAHMYFLGTNARTAQSYHGNTYMDEYFWIHGFLEFRKVASGMAMHKKWRQTYISTPSSLTHPAYAFWSGANFNRGKPKADRVEIDLSHANLSGGKLCADGQWRQIVTVEDAVLGGCDLFDLDQLRGEYSEEEYRNLLMCEFMDDTSSVFPLATLQRCMVDSWELWDDYKPFALRPLGNRSVWIGYDPAKGGQGDSAGCAVLAPPAVPGGKFRVLERHRWSGMDFDAQARAIKAMCERYNVGYIGIDTTGIGEGVYQLVKQFYPAVTAIQYSPSVKIQMVMKAQDVMNKGRLEFDSGMTDLAAAFMSIRRAVTAGGKMPTFEASRSEETSHADIAWATMQALLHEPLAGATGANTSMMEIFA; the protein is encoded by the coding sequence ATGACTACAGCACCGTTACTTTTCCCCCATATCGAACCCAGACGGCAGGCCATGCACCTGTTCTTCCAGGGCTACCCGCTCCGCGCCATTGCTGAATTGCTGCAAACGCCGGAGGGGACAGTCTCGACCTGGAAGAAGCGCGACGGCTGGGATGACATCAAACCCATTGACCGGGTCGACTTCGCCATCGAGGCGCGGATGTGCCAGCTGATCGCCAAGGAGGTGAAGAGCGGCGGCGACTTCAAGGAGATTGACCTGCTTGGCCGTCAGTTGGAGCGGATCGCCCGGGTCAACAAGTACAGCAACGGCGGTAATGAAACCGACCTGAATCCCAAGGTGGCGAACCGCAACAAGGGGCCGAAGAAGGCGCCCGAGCGCAATGTGGTCGAGCCCGATCAGCAGGAACGGTTAATCGAGCGGTTCGAGTCGACCATGTTTGGCTATCAACGCACCTGGTACGAAGCGGGCAAGCACCACCGGATCCGCGACCTGCTCAAATCGCGCCAGATTGGGGCGACCTACTTCTTTGCCTTCGAGGCGTTCATCGACGCCCTGGTCACCGGGCGCAATCAGATTTTCATGTCAGCCAGCAAGGCGCAGGCCCATGTGTTCAAGCAGTACATCATCCAGTTTGCCAAGGATGAGGGGGTTGAGCTCAAGGGCGACCCCATGGTGCTGCCGAACGGGGCTCATATGTATTTCCTCGGCACCAACGCCCGCACCGCCCAGAGCTACCACGGCAATACCTACATGGACGAATATTTCTGGATCCATGGCTTTCTGGAGTTCCGCAAGGTCGCGTCTGGCATGGCGATGCATAAGAAGTGGCGTCAGACCTATATCTCCACGCCCTCCAGCCTCACCCATCCCGCCTATGCGTTCTGGTCCGGCGCCAACTTCAACCGGGGCAAGCCCAAGGCCGACCGGGTCGAGATAGACCTGAGCCACGCCAATCTGTCTGGCGGCAAGCTTTGCGCCGATGGCCAATGGCGGCAGATCGTCACTGTCGAGGATGCGGTGCTCGGCGGCTGCGACCTGTTCGACCTGGATCAGCTGCGCGGCGAGTACTCCGAGGAGGAATACCGCAACCTGCTGATGTGCGAGTTCATGGATGACACATCCAGCGTGTTCCCGCTCGCCACCCTGCAGCGCTGCATGGTCGACAGTTGGGAGTTGTGGGACGACTACAAGCCCTTTGCCCTGCGCCCGCTGGGTAACCGGTCTGTGTGGATCGGCTATGACCCGGCCAAGGGTGGGCAGGGCGATAGCGCAGGCTGCGCCGTGCTGGCCCCGCCTGCGGTGCCGGGCGGCAAGTTCCGGGTGCTGGAGCGCCACCGCTGGAGCGGGATGGACTTCGACGCTCAGGCGCGGGCCATCAAGGCCATGTGCGAGCGCTACAACGTGGGGTACATCGGCATCGACACCACCGGGATCGGGGAGGGTGTTTACCAGTTGGTGAAGCAGTTTTACCCGGCAGTGACAGCCATCCAGTACAGCCCGAGCGTGAAAATCCAGATGGTGATGAAGGCCCAGGATGTGATGAACAAGGGGCGGCTGGAATTTGACAGCGGGATGACCGATCTGGCGGCCGCCTTTATGAGCATCCGCCGCGCCGTGACCGCGGGCGGCAAGATGCCCACCTTCGAGGCCAGCCGGTCAGAGGAGACCAGCCACGCCGACATTGCCTGGGCCACGATGCAGGCCCTGTTACATGAGCCGCTGGCAGGTGCCACCGGTGCCAATACCAGCATGATGGAGATTTTCGCATGA
- a CDS encoding TraR/DksA C4-type zinc finger protein — protein sequence MSRLDDELERLADISEQQLAARIHAARISGTGPHYCIDCENPIPQARREAIRGCERCAECQTINEFQTARHYGSKR from the coding sequence ATGAGCCGCCTCGACGACGAACTCGAACGACTGGCCGACATCAGCGAACAGCAACTCGCTGCCCGCATTCATGCCGCCCGCATCAGTGGCACCGGCCCGCACTACTGCATCGACTGTGAAAACCCCATCCCGCAGGCGCGCCGTGAAGCGATCCGGGGCTGCGAACGCTGCGCCGAGTGCCAGACCATCAATGAATTCCAAACCGCTCGCCACTACGGCAGCAAACGATAA